One Pelobates fuscus isolate aPelFus1 chromosome 8, aPelFus1.pri, whole genome shotgun sequence genomic window carries:
- the LOC134571641 gene encoding gamma-crystallin-3-like: MGKIIFYEDRNFQGRHYECSSECPDLTSFFHRCNSIRVESGNWILYENPNYRGHQYYLSKGEFPDFQQWMGFNDSIKSCRVSPQHQGSFRVKVYEREDFRGQMMEFTEDCPHVYERFRYNDIHSCHVLDGYWMFYEEPNYRGRQYYLKPGEYRRYSDWGANSPRIGSFRRLHHF, encoded by the exons ATGGGAAAG ATAATCTTCTATGAGGATCGTAACTTTCAGGGCCGCCATTATGAGTGCAGCTCTGAGTGCCCAGATTTGACCTCATTCTTCCACCGCTGCAATTCAATCCGAGTGGAAAGTGGTAACTGGATCCTGTATGAGAACCCCAACTATAGAGGACACCAATATTACCTTAGCAAAGGAGAATTTCCTGATTTTCAGCAGTGGATGGGTTTCAATGACTCCATCAAATCCTGCCGTGTTAGCCCACAG CACCAAGGTTCATTCAGAGTAAAGGTCTACGAGAGGGAGGATTTCCGAGGTCAGATGATGGAGTTCACTGAAGATTGTCCTCATGTCTATGAAAGATTCCGTTACAATGACATCCACTCCTGCCATGTGCTTGACGGTTACTGGATGTTCTATGAGGAGCCCAACTACAGGGGCCGTCAGTATTACCTGAAACCTGGAGAGTATAGAAGATACTCTGATTGGGGTGCCAATAGTCCCAGAATTGGCTCATTCAGAAGACTCCATCATTTCTAA